The Thamnophis elegans isolate rThaEle1 chromosome 15, rThaEle1.pri, whole genome shotgun sequence genome includes a window with the following:
- the WNT8B gene encoding protein Wnt-8b has protein sequence MFWIGYYPGTLFLVSLFHLSHPWSVNNFLMTGPKAYLIYSSSVAAGAQSGIEECKFQFAWDRWNCPERALQLSSHGGLRSANRETAFVHAISSAGVMYTLTRNCSLGDFDNCGCDDSRNGQFGGQGWLWGGCSDNVGFGEAISKQFVDALETGQDARAAMNLHNNEAGRKAVKGTMKRTCKCHGVSGSCTTQTCWLQLPEFREVGTYLKEKYHKGLKVDILKGVANSAASRGAIVETFSSISKKELVHLEDSPDYCLENKTLGLLGTEGRECLKRGKALSKWEKRSCQRLCGDCGLAVEEQRAEMVSSCNCKFHWCCAVRCEQCRKRVTKYHCVRKEKGEQHGINLPPRKLRRKQP, from the exons GTCAGTGAATAATTTCCTGATGACTGGTCCCAAG gcATACCTCATCTACTCCAGCAGTGTTGCAGCTGGTGCACAGAGTGGCATTGAGGAATGCAAGTTCCAGTTTGCTTGGGATCGTTGGAACTGTCCCGAGAGAGCTTTGCAACTCTCTAGCCACGGAGGCCTTCGTAGTG CTAACCGGGAAACAGCGTTTGTTCACGCAATCAGCTCCGCCGGGGTCATGTACACATTGACGCGAAACTGCAGCCTTGGGGACTTTGACAACTGTGGCTGTGACGATTCTCGCAATGGACAGTTTG GAGGCCAAGGATGGCTGTGGGGAGGCTGCAGTGACAACGTGGGCTTTGGGGAAGCCATTTCCAAGCAGTTTGTGGATGCCCTTGAAACAGGGCAGGATGCCAGAGCAGCCATGAATCTGCACAACAATGAAGCTGGCCGAAAG GCAGTGAAAGGGACTATGAAGAGAACCTGCAAGTGTCATGGGGTTTCGGGCAGCTGCACCACCCAGACCTGCTGGCTACAACTCCCCGAGTTTCGAGAAGTGGGGACATACCTGAAGGAGAAATACCACAAAGGACTGAAAGTAGACATACTGAAAGGGGTGGCCAACAGCGCTGCGAGCCGAGGCGCCATAGTGGAAACCTTCAGCTCAATCTCCAAAAAGGAACTGGTCCACTTGGAAGACTCCCCTGACTACTGCTTGGAGAACAAGACTTTGGGCCTCTTGGgtacggaaggccgggagtgtCTGAAGAGGGGCAAGGCCCTGAGTAAGTGGGAGAAACGGAGCTGCCAGCGGCTGTGTGGAGACTGTGGGTTGGCTGTGGAGGAGCAGCGAGCAGAAATGGTGTCGAGCTGCAACTGCAAGTTCCACTGGTGTTGTGCAGTCCGTTGTGAGCAGTGCCGCAAACGTGTCACCAAGTATCACTGCGTCCGCAAGGAGAAGGGAGAGCAGCATGGCATCAATCTGCCCCCACGCAAGCTCAGGAGGAAGCAGCCTTAG